From a single Corynebacterium kroppenstedtii DSM 44385 genomic region:
- a CDS encoding undecaprenyl-diphosphate phosphatase, which yields MSWIQTIILSIIQGLTEFLPVSSSGHLRIVSQLLWNQDAGASFTAVVQLGTEAAVLVFFAKDIWRIITGWFAGLMDKTKRGADYRMGWMVIVGTIPVGIIGYVLKDFIRDNFRNLWLTAAVLILFSFVFIWAERVGRHTRTEKDLTMRDAIIMGFAQCLALIPGVSRSGGTVSAGLFLNQDREAATRFSFLLAIPAVLASGLFSLPDAFHPTDGQIASGPQLLVGTLIAFALGYVSIAWLLKFVANNSFAWFAAYRIPVGIIVMILLATGVMAAA from the coding sequence ATGAGTTGGATACAAACGATCATCCTGTCGATCATCCAGGGCCTCACAGAGTTCTTGCCTGTGTCATCGTCGGGCCACCTCCGGATCGTGTCCCAACTTCTGTGGAACCAAGATGCAGGTGCCTCATTCACTGCCGTCGTTCAGTTGGGGACAGAAGCGGCAGTGTTGGTGTTTTTTGCCAAGGACATTTGGCGCATCATCACCGGATGGTTCGCTGGCCTGATGGATAAAACCAAGCGCGGGGCCGACTACCGCATGGGGTGGATGGTGATTGTAGGCACCATTCCCGTGGGAATTATTGGATACGTCCTCAAAGACTTCATCCGCGACAATTTCCGCAATTTGTGGCTCACCGCCGCGGTGCTCATCCTGTTCTCGTTCGTGTTCATTTGGGCCGAACGGGTAGGTCGTCACACGCGGACGGAGAAAGACTTGACCATGCGCGACGCCATCATCATGGGGTTCGCTCAATGCCTTGCGCTCATTCCGGGCGTCTCTCGTTCGGGTGGCACCGTGTCCGCGGGGCTCTTCCTTAACCAGGATCGCGAGGCAGCGACGCGTTTTTCATTCTTGCTAGCTATCCCTGCCGTCCTGGCTTCCGGGCTTTTCTCCCTGCCTGATGCTTTTCACCCCACCGACGGGCAAATCGCTTCCGGCCCGCAGCTGTTGGTGGGCACGTTAATCGCGTTTGCGCTGGGCTACGTCTCTATTGCGTGGTTGCTCAAGTTCGTCGCAAATAATTCATTTGCCTGGTTTGCTGCGTACCGCATCCCGGTGGGGATTATCGTGATGATTCTCCTGGCTACGGGCGTGATGGCAGCCGCCTAA
- a CDS encoding YncE family protein: protein MISDGTPGQSIRTGTLPTQRKQRRLGARALSIACCSGLTVTMLAGCSRSDDQEALSKAEDVSPTSVPAAEPPSGDTRDVDLPGDGVSDLVVSGQSDSPVIAGLSGGKMVIGTSSDWTNGKPKSVDLGKDCKDLSRAAGGGFSVACENHVLVFDGQGKKVHDLEVDGTATTAAVTSDVVSVTFAGEKKIKYFPLDGSDKDGKATVSIGEGAIQSLIVDPDPKSGSDKEMSAVFDKKQSSLTGVYPGEDKEGSSLRIGQGAGKIAGGQDGVVVASSTKLNSIEIFTANDILRKHQTIHTDSVPWGVAWDANTRTVWVTSTGKNTVIGYDISSGVPVKVATMHTIPDAQSVVVDGDGGLLIASPQSSTVQHISKDQVSEARHEGASSEPSYPVKKEA, encoded by the coding sequence GTGATTTCCGACGGTACTCCTGGTCAATCGATTCGTACTGGTACATTGCCGACGCAGCGCAAACAACGACGCCTCGGTGCGCGAGCGTTAAGCATCGCGTGTTGCAGTGGTCTGACCGTCACGATGCTGGCGGGTTGCTCACGCAGCGATGATCAAGAAGCGTTATCGAAGGCAGAAGACGTCTCGCCGACGTCGGTACCTGCCGCGGAACCCCCGTCGGGAGATACTCGCGATGTCGATCTCCCCGGTGACGGTGTTTCCGATTTAGTGGTGAGTGGTCAGTCAGACTCACCAGTCATCGCCGGCCTGTCCGGTGGAAAAATGGTGATCGGAACGTCGTCGGATTGGACGAACGGGAAGCCCAAGTCGGTGGATCTTGGCAAGGATTGTAAAGATCTTTCTCGTGCCGCGGGGGGCGGTTTTTCTGTCGCATGTGAGAACCATGTGCTCGTTTTCGATGGCCAAGGCAAGAAGGTTCACGATCTCGAGGTTGACGGCACCGCGACGACGGCGGCGGTGACCAGCGATGTTGTCAGTGTGACTTTCGCCGGTGAGAAGAAAATCAAGTACTTCCCTCTGGACGGTTCCGATAAGGATGGGAAGGCAACTGTTTCTATCGGCGAAGGAGCGATCCAATCGCTGATCGTGGATCCTGATCCTAAATCTGGGTCAGATAAAGAGATGTCAGCGGTGTTCGACAAGAAACAGTCGAGTCTAACGGGTGTGTATCCCGGCGAGGACAAGGAAGGATCGTCGCTGCGGATCGGCCAAGGTGCTGGGAAAATTGCCGGTGGGCAGGACGGCGTTGTTGTGGCGTCGTCAACCAAGTTGAACTCGATTGAGATTTTCACGGCCAACGATATTTTGAGGAAACACCAAACAATCCATACTGATTCCGTCCCGTGGGGTGTGGCGTGGGATGCCAACACACGCACGGTGTGGGTGACGTCAACGGGGAAGAACACCGTCATTGGGTATGACATTTCGTCGGGCGTTCCAGTCAAAGTGGCGACGATGCACACGATTCCCGATGCTCAGTCGGTTGTGGTTGATGGCGATGGAGGCCTGTTGATTGCGTCGCCGCAGTCCTCGACGGTGCAACACATATCGAAGGATCAGGTGAGCGAGGCGCGCCATGAGGGTGCCTCGAGTGAGCCGAGTTATCCCGTGAAGAAGGAAGCATAA